Genomic DNA from bacterium:
TGGAAGGAGGCGTGGCTCGGGTCACCATCAACAAGCCCGAGAAGTACAACGTCATGACCCTCGCCACGGTCGACGAAATGTTCCGCGCTTTCTACGACGCCAACCATGACACGTCGATCGGTGTGATCGTGGTTGCCGGCAAAGGGAAGCATTTCGGCGTTGGGGGAGATGTCGATTGGGAGAAGTGGGGCCTGCGCGAGGCCTTCTACAACCGATATCCCCACAACCGATTGATCCGTCTGTCCCGCAAGCCGATCCTCGCCGCCGTGCAGGGCTACTGCCTGGGCGGGCATAACCACATGGCCTACTGCTGCGACTTCACCATCGCTGCGGACAACGCCAAGTTCGGCCAGGCCGGGCCCAAGGTGTCGAGCCCCGCGGACGGCTTCTTCGTGCCGTATCTCACCAAGGTGGTCGGCGCCAAACGGGCGCGCGAGATGTGGATGCTCTGCCGGCGCTATCCCGCAGAACAGGCCCTCGAAATGGGATTGGTCAACAAGGTCGTTCCTCTCGACAGCATGGAGGAGGAGATCGACGGCTGGTGCGAGGAACTCCTCTCCGTGAGCCCCGGCTGCCTCGAGATCCTCAAGGCGAGCTTCGACCAGGAAATGGACGGGTACGCCGAGATGGGAGTGATCTCCAGCCAGTTCTACCCGGACTGGTTCGACATGCCTGAAGGGAAGGAAGGCGGGGCCTCCTTCACCGAGAAACGCCCTCCCCGCTTCTGGAGCCTTCGCAAGAACGAAAGCAAGGCGCGTCAACAGCTCATCGATGACTACGAGGGAGAGAAAGATTAGGCGGAAGGCGACCGCCCGATCGTGAGGGTGGAAATGCGTCACCGCCTTCGCGCCTCCTCGATCTCCACATGGGTAGCGACGACGTCGTTCGAGACGAGATCCTCGATCTCACCCGACGCGTAGCCCAGCTCGCGCAACAACTCCTCGCTGTGCTCGCCCTGAAGCGGCGGCGGCTGGCGGACCTCGCAGGGCGTCCCGTGGAAGTGAATCGGCACTCCGGTGACGTCCACGGGCCCGAGCTTGGGGTGGTCCACGCTGACGATCATCCGGTTGTGCCGGACCTGAGGGTCCTCCGCAACCTCGACCGCCCCGTTGACCGGGGCGCAGAGCACGTCCGCAGCGACCAGCCGTTTCTGCAATTCATCGACCGTGAAGTCCTTGCAGCGCGCATCGATCAAGCGATCCAGCTCATCCTCGTTGGCGAGGCGTTGGTCGATGCTCTCGAAGCGCGCATCCTCCGCCCACTCGACGTCCAGGGCCGTACACAGGTTGCGGAAGAACTTCTCCGAGGGACACGTGATGACCGCCTTGCGATCGTCACCGCAGGTGTAGATGCCCGAAGGCGCGAAATAGAGGCTGCGGTTTCCCGTTCGCGGCGTCGGCTCCCGGGCGATGAGATAGGTGCCCAGGGAGCTGGCCTGGGCGTGGAGGAGCGCGTCGAGGAGCGAGATGTCAATGCGCTGCCCCTCGCCTGTCTCATCCCGTGTTCGGAGTGCCGTGAGCGCGGCCGTGCTGACGAGCAGGGAGGTCATCACGTCGATCATGGGAACGGTGACCCTCACCGGTTCTCCCGTGCGCTCTCCGTTCAGCGCCAGCAGCCCGCCGAAGCCCTGGGCCAGGAAGTCGATCCCGGGACGGCCCGCGTAGGGCCCGTCGGCACCGAAGGCCGTGACGCCGATCCAGATGATGTCCGGGCGGTGCTTCCGCACCTGCTCGTAGTCGAGGCCCAGCTTGGAGAGCGCGGGCTCCCGGATGTTCGTGATCAGGACGTCCGTCGTCGCTGCGAGGCGCGCGAAGACCGCTCGGCCTGCTTCAGTCTTCAGCTCGAGGACCATCGCCCTCTTACTCCGGTTGAGGCTGAGAAAGGGCGAATGCTCTCCGTCGCGTTCGGGACCCAGATGGCGGCTGTCGTCACCCCGATGGGATTCCACCTTGATCACATCCGCACCGAGATCCCCCATCAGCGTCGCGCCATAGGGCCCCGCCAGCATGGTGGCCATGTCGAGTACGCGAATTCCCGCGAGCGGGCCCTTCGTGGTTTCGCTCACGGGATGACTCCCTGCTCCTTGAGTTCGCTGATGCGATCCCATTCCATCTCGAGCAGGTCCATGAGGATGAGTTCAGTGTCCTGGCCCAGTTCAGGGCCGAGGCTCTCGACCCGTCCCGGGGTCTTGCTCAGCGTGATGGGCAGCCCGCGAACGTCCACCTCACGATTCACCTCGCCGCAGTGCACCTTGAGCAGGTAGTCGTTTTCCCAGGCCTGGGCGTCCCCGGAAACATCCTTCAGGTTCTGGATCGGGGCAGCGGGGATGCCGGACGACCTGCAGCGACCGATCCACTCCTCCGAGTCCTGCTCCTGCAGGATGCTGTCGAGGACCGCAACCAACTCGGCATTGTGCTCCGTCCGCTTCGCCGCGCTATCGAACCTCACGTCGCTAGCCAGTTCCGGCCGTTCGAAGCTCTCGCATAGCGCAGCCCAATTCTCGTCGGTGTCTTCGAGGCACAGGAAGACCCACTTGTCCTTTACCTGGTAGCGGTTCCAGAGCGGATTCCCGGCCTGACTCCTCGCCTGCTGCTCCGAGTAGAGCGAGTTCGCCGAAGCCAGGAAGGGCTGGAGTGTCGGGGCGGCCATGAAGAGCTGTGCGCCGTAGAGAGACGCGTCGAGGAATTGTCCGCGGCCCGTTCGCCGACGCTCGTGAAGCGCCAGCATGATTCCCAGAGCCGACATGAGGCCACCGTAGGTATCCCCGGAGCCCATGCCGAGATAGATCGGAGGCTCGCCAGGCTCGCCCTGCCGGGTCATCAAGCCGGTCAGCGCCTGAACGTTGATGTCGTAGGATGGCCGGTTGATCTCGCGAGCATGGCCGTAGCCACTGTTGGTGGCGAAGATGAGGCGGGGATTGATATCCCGGAGCTTCTCCCAGGTGAGCCCCCAGGCATCGAGATTCTGGCGCTGGAAGTTCGACAGGAAGACATCCGACTTGCGCACCAACTCGTAGAAAAGTTCCTGCCCTTCCGGCTTCTTGAGGTCGACCGCGAGGCTCTTCTTGTTGCGGTTGATGACCAGGAAGTATTGGTTCCAATCGCCGATGGCCAAGGCCTTGATGCTACGCACGCCGCGCGCACCGTCGCCGCCCTTGGGACGCTCGACGTGGATGACCTCGGCACCGAAGTCCGCAAGATATTGCGCGCAGACCGGCCCCTGCAGCCACTGGCTCAGATCGAGAACACGGATGCCTTCGAGTGCCTGCTTCATGCCAAAGGCTCCGCGCCCAGGATCCCCTCGGCTTCGAGTTCCTGGATCCGGGCATCCGCATAGCCCAGCCGTTCCTGCAGGATCTCCGCGGTGTGCTGCCCCACGCAGGGAGCCATGCGGCGAAGACGTGCCGGGCTCTCGCTCATGTGGATCGGGAAGCCCAGGCTCTGGACCGCGCCGTGGGTGGGGTGTTCCAGGTTCAGGATGTAGCGATTGGCTTCGGCGTTGGAATCCGCGGCCGGGTAGTCGTACTTCTCGATGACGTCGGCGGGAAGCTGTTTCTCATCGAGCGCCTGCTTCCAATGGGAGCCCGGCCTGGTTCGGAAACGCTCGTCGAGGACCTGCATCATCTCGAGCCGACTCTCCCCGCAGCGTTTCTCGTGGCTGTCGAAGCGGGGGTCGGTGACGTCGAGGCCCATGATCTCGGCGAAGGCGGGCCAGTACTTGTCCGTATCCGGCATCGCCAGCGTGACCCAGCGGCCGTCGGAACTCGGATACATCGGACCGCTCATGGGGTTGCCGGAATCGAGACGTGAGAGCGGTTCGAGGAAGCGATCGTCGCGGATCGCGAGATAGGCCTGCATGTCGAGGCTCTGCGAATACATGTTCCCGCCGAAGAGGGACGCGTCGACCACCTGCCCTTCCCCGCACTCTTCGCGGTGGTGAAGGGCAATCATCGTGCCGAGCGCGAGCATCACGGCCGTGTGCATCTGGCCGACACCGGTGTAGACGGGAGGCTGTCCCGGCTGGGGCAGGGTCGGCATCACACCGGTACGGGCCGCCGCCAACTCATCGTAGGCGGGCAGATCGCGATCCGGCCCCTTCGGGCCGAAGCCGCTCGCCCGGGTGAGCACGATGTCCGGCTTGAGGGCACATAGGCTCTCGTAGTCGCAGCCCTCGTTGTCCAAGGTCGCCGACGGTGCGTCCGTCAGGAAGACATCCGCCCCCGCAACGAGCTTCTCCAGGATCTCGCGACCCGCAGGCTCAGCGAGGTTCACGGCGAGGCTCTGCTTGTTGCGATGAGCGAGTTCGTCGAGGGAGTTCCAGCGCTCCGGTGGATGCATGCCGTCCCGGCCGTGATCGACCGTTCGGGCGTCGGAGATATCCACGACTCGGATCACGGTCGCGCCGAAATCACCCAACAGCGCTCCGGCCAATGAGGCATAGAACTCTCGGGTCGTCTCGATGACGACGACATCCTGAAGCGCACCGCTCATGCCAACCTCGCCGGGGCTAGCCCGGCCGGGCCGCGATCGGTTCCTACGCCGGATCCCTGAACACCACCCCATCCGACGGGGGCCGCCGCCTCACAAGCAACCCGGTAGCGGGGCATCGCTCGTCCCTCTCTCAGCCCGTCTGCCGACCGAAGAGCCGGCGGAAGAAGCGTGCAACGGGTGCCCAGATGACGCCAAGGATCACGCGCAGCAGGGGAACAGAATCGTCCGCGACCGGGGCCTCGGGCGAAGCGTCCGACGCGGTCACTTCCAGCGCCTGCCGCGTCCGGGTAACGAATTGCCCGAAGAGTTGGCTCGAGACGCCCTGGATCATTCCGCGTCCGACCTGCATCACGCGACCGGTAAGGTCCACTTCGGCCGAGGTGACCACTTCGGTCTGCCCGTCCGGGAGGGTCGACAGCTCGGCCGTGACCGTGCCCTTGGCGGTGCCGCCGCCGGTCTCTCGCCCCTCGGCCACCATGCACACGCGCCGTGCCTGTTCATCGACATCGCTGAGATGCACCCGCCCACGGTACTTGGTGGTGATCGCGCCGAGCTTGATCTTCACCGCGCCATTGAAGGTGCGTTCATCGACCACTTCCTCCAGCACGGCGCCCGGCATGCAGGTGACGACGCGGTGCGGGTCCAGCAGGAATTGCCAGACGGTCTCGATGGGAACCGAGACCTGGAAGGTCTCCTCGATCTGGATCGACATGGGAGGTACTGTCGCCCCGCTATTAACTCACAAGAAAGTAGCTTACTCGAGAGTTAGCACGAGTCAAGCTCGTTCCTCCACCCGAGCGACGGGATTCCCCCAGGGGGAGCAGCTTCGAGCCTTGCTGTGCGACGACGACCGAGCAGCGGCGTACCGTACCGGCCGTTAGCTTGCGATCCCCTCCCGTAGGAGCGAGAAGGAACCGCGATGGAGCCCACGCGCGAGATCTATTGGAACATCGTCGGTGGCGCGCTGATGTACGTGCTCGCACTCGTCGCCGTCGCCTTCTTCGCCTGGGGTGTGTTTCGCCGTGTCCGGCTGTGGCGCCTCGGAAACCCCGATGCACGGTGGGACCGCATCGGAGAGCGCGTGGGTGGGCTCCTTATGGAAGTCCTCGGCCACCGCCGACACCGGCGACGGTCGTTCCCGGCCCTCATCCATCTGCTGATCTTCTACGGCTTCCTGGCGCAGTTCGCAGCGACTTCCTTGGTTTCGCTGCAGGAGTGGTCGGGCATTCATTTCCTGCGAGGCTCCTTCTACCTGGGCTACTCGCTGCTGAGCGACGTCTTCGGGTTCCTCGCCATCGTCGGCCTGTGCATGGCGCTCTGGCGACGGCTGGTTCTGCGTCCGGCCCATCTCCACTCCTTCATGGATGACTGGTTCAGCCTGGGCCTCCTGCTGGTTCTCTTCGTCCAGGGCTTCGTGCTCGAGGGGTGCCGCATCGCCGTCACCGAGTTGCACCAACAACCCGACCTCGCGCCCTGGTCTCCCGGAGGTTATGCGGTGGCGTTGCTGCTCGACGGCCTCGGCAACGCCCAGTTGAGCGCGATTCACCGCTCCCTCTGGTGGATCCACGCAGCGACGGCCTTCCTCTTCATCGGCTACCTGAGTCACGGGAAGCTGGGTCACGTCCTCTACGGCCCCCTCAACATCTTCCTGCGCGATCTCGGCGGCAGCGGCAAGCTCTCGCACCCGGACATCGAAGCCGTGCTGGAGAGCGACCCGGACGCGCTCGAGAACCTGGGGGTGGCACGACTCGACCAGTTCACGTGGAAGCAGCTGCTCAACATGGACGCCTGCGTGAACTGCGGCCGCTGTGAAGAGGTTTGCCCGGCCCACTTGAGCGGCGCCGCCCTCAGTCCGCGGAAGCTGGTCCAGGATCTGAAGCAACACCTGCACGAAGCCGGCCCCGCATTTCTCGACGCCTCATCCGTTGCGGAGACCGAGGCTGCGCCCGACCTGCCTACGCTCATCGAGCTGGCCTCCGGGGCCGCAGCTCGATCGGCCGTGACGGAAGAGGAGATCTGGGGCTGCCGCACCTGCGGCGCCTGTCAGACGGAATGCCCGGTCTTCGTCGAACACATCCCGACCATCATCGACATGCGGCGCAACCTGGTCATGACCGAGGCGCGCATGGGCGAGGAAACCCAACAGTTCCTGAAGAACATCGAAGACCGGGCGCATCCCTGGGTGGGGACGGCCCATGACCGCGAGGGCTGGTTCGCCGATCTCGACATCAAGGTATTGGGACGAGGTGACACGGCGGAGTACCTCTTCTGGGTCGGCTGCACCGGGGCCCTGGTCGACCGCAACATCAAGGTCACCCGCGCCATGGTCCGGGTGCTGCAGGCAGCAGGCGTAGACTTCGCCGTGCTCGGTGCCGAGGAATCCTGCACCGGTGACCCGGCGCGGCGGGCCGGCGACGAGCTCAGCTTCCAGACCTGCGCCAAGACGAACGTCGAGACGTTCGAGAGATACGGCGTGGAGAAGATCATCACGACCTGCCCCCACTGCTTCAACAGCTTCAAGAACGAGTACGCGGATTTCGACGGGCGTTACGAGGTCGTCCACCACACCGAGCTGATCGCCGAGCTGGTTCGCAGCGGCCGTCTACGGCTTCGCAAAGAGATCCCGTCCCTCACCTACCACGACCCCTGCTATCTCGGCCGCCACAACGAAGTCTACGATGAGCCGCGCGAGATCCTCGGGGGCCTCGCCCAACCGGGAGGCTTCCGGGAGATGGAGCGAAGCCGTTCCCGCGCGCTCTGTTGCGGGTCCGGAGGAGGCTACGCCTGGATGGACGATTCGGCACCGGAGCGGATCAACCATCAACGCCTGGAGGACGTACGCGCCTCCGAGGCGGGCACGGCCGCCGTTTCGTGCCCCTTCTGCATGCAGATGTTCGACGAAGCCCTGGCCGCCAAGGATCCCGAGGGCAGCATGCGTGTGGCCGACATCGCAGAACTGGTGGCCGACGCCCTGGACGAGGAAACGTGAGCCGCACGCGGCCCGAAGCGATGATCCAGGAGCTCGCCGATCGGGAGGCCATTCGGGATCTCGCTTGCCGCTATGCCCACCACGTCTGGCAGAAGCAGGCCGCTGCTGCCGCCAGCCTCTTCACCGAAGACTGCGAAATGGATACGGGCGAGCCGCCGGTGCTCCGAGGTCGGGCGGCGCTGCGCGAGACCTACGAACGCGTGCTAGGCGACGGCGCCTTCCAACCCTTCGTCTCCAATCACGTCATCACTCTCGCCGGGGACGAGGCGAGCGGGACCTGTTACCTCGACCTGCGAGCCACCACCGATGGTCGCAGCATGATCGGATCGGGCTACTACGAGGATCGCTACCAGCGGATCGATGGTGAATGGAAATTCCGGGCACGGAAGCTCCACATGTCCTGGCTCGTGCCTCTCGAGCAGGGCTGGGCCGATCAGGAGTCCTGAACTGCGGCCCGCTGCGCCGCATCCAGGTCATCGCGCAGGCTCCGGCCGGCCAGGTAGAACAAGATGCTGGAGCCGCCACCCACGATGCCGACGAAGAGCATCGACCAGCGGATCGCCGCCTGTCCGTAGTCGGCGGCCAACAGATCGTTCAGGAACCCCATCAAGAGCGGCCCGATTCCGAGCCCGACCAGGTTCACGACGAAGAGATTGACCGCTGAGGCCGTCGCCCGCATGTGCGGAACGACCAGGTTCTGGATCGTCGAGAGCATGGGGCCGAGGTACATGCTCGCGAGGAGATGAAACGGAATGAAGCAGAGGAGTGCAGCAACCCTGCTCTCGAGCAGGACGAAGCCTGCCACGAAGGGGACGGCGGCTGCGAGCTCGCACGCCGGCAACCAGACGTACCAGCGTCGATCCCGGCGCCCCAAGGCATCGGCCCAGCGCCCGCCCAGATAGGCGCCAAGGCCACCGGTGATGCCAATGGCAAGGCCGAGCCACACACCGACCTCCACCATTCCCATGCCGTGGACACGCATGAGGAAGGTCGCTCCCCAGGTCAGCACCCCGTAGCCGGACAGGGACATGACCGAGGTCGCGAGCACGACCAGCACGAACGAGCGGTTGCGCACGAGCACACGAAGCACCTGCCGCAAGGAGACAGCCTCATCCCTCTCGGAAGACATGGCTGCGTCCGAGTAGCCGCGCGGCAGCTCCCGGATGCTGAAGCGAACCAGCGCGGCCAGGGGGAAGCCCGCCAATCCGATCACCAGATAGACCGTTCGCCAGCCGAAGTGGTGCCCGATGTAGCCACCGCCGAGGTAGGCCGCCGCCACACCGAGATAGACTCCGGCACCATAGATGGAAAGCGCCGTGGCACGCCGTTCGGGCGGGAAGTAGTCGGCGAGTAGCGAGTGGGCCGGCGGGCTTCCTGCGGCCTCACCGATCCCGACGCCGACCCGGGCCGCTGCCAGTTGCCAGAAATTCCGGACGAATCCGGAGGCGGCGGTCATGGCAGTCCAGATCACCAGCCCCACGGCGATCACCGTACGACGCGAGGTGCGATCCGCGAACCGCGCGATGGGAATCCCCGCGAACGTGTAGAAGAGGACGAAGGCGGGCCCGGTGAGGAATCCCATGTAGGTATCCGAAACGTCCAGCTCCGCCTTGATCGAGGGGAGCAGGATCGAGAGCACCTGCCGGTCGATGAAGTTGAAGACGTAGACGACGAACAACAGGCCGAGGACGTAGTTCGAGTAACCGCTCGAGATCCGGGTCATTCGGTCGAGGCAGGGAACTTGGCGATGACATCTTCGGCGTAGCGCTCGATGGCTGCCTGCTTCACGGCCAGCGATGGCTGCTGCTGCATGATGGCGCCCACACCCATCTCGGCCAGGACGCGCTCGCTCCATGGGGTGACCTGGAGATCGGTGACCCCCAGATCCTCGAGGCGACGGATATCGTCCACGCTCTCGGCGTCGGGGCAATGCATCATGACGTCGAAGGGCTCGTTTTCGCGCCCGAACTCCCGACGAAATCTGTTCAGCTCCGCCATCAGCCCCTCGACCTCATCCATGGAGTGAATGACGCTGATCCAGCCGTCGCCGAATCGCGCGGCGCGCCGAAGGGCGGGCTTCGTCGTACCCCCGACATAGATGGGGATTCGCTTCTTCGGCACCGGCGCCATCGTCAGGCGATCGAAGTCGTAGTACTCGCCGTGGAATTCCACCATGCCACCTCCCATGAGGAGGCGGAGGATCTGGATGGCCTCATCCTGGCGGGCGCCGCGGGTCTTCTTGTCCTGGCCGAGCCACTTGAACTCCTCGGGCATCCAGGCCAGTCCGACTCCGAGGGCAACGCGATCGTCCGACATCGCTGCCACCGAGCACAGGCTCTTGGCTTCGAGCAGCGGTTGGCGGACGGCCAGCCTGAGTACGGACGGGATGAAGCGAATGCGCTTCGTCACCGTGGCCATGGCCGTGATGGCCACCCACGGGTCGAGGACCGGCTGATCGAGCGGCCAGAAGCGCGTGCCGTCCGGCGTATAGGGATAGGGGACGGAGATCACCTCTGGAAAGAACGGGGCATCAGCTACCTGGATGCTGTCCCAGCCCGTGCCATCGGCGGTGCGGGCGAGATCCAGGAACTCGGCGGGATCGACCATGAACATGTGGAATCCGAACCTCAAGGATCTTCTCCTCCTTCACCCGCGAGTTCACTCGTCGATGCGGTCCTGGCCCTCTGGGAAGTGGGCCAGTTGTCCATGTTTCCGCGAAGTCGTACCGTATCGCGAATCGTAATCGCTGGCACTTTCAATGTGCCGTCGCCAGGACAACGAGAGGAAGAACTCCGTGAGCAAGACGCAGTTCGAGCACCTGTTCGCGCCCTTGCAGGTAGGACCGATGCAGGTGCCCAACCGGATTTGCGAGACGACCAACACCATCAACTCCTCGATGATTCCGGGTGAAGTCGATGACAACTTCATCGCGCATCACGGTGCCAAGGCTCGGGGCGGTGTCGGCTGGATCGGTAGCGAAACCTGGCTTCTCAATCTCCCGTTTCCCCCGGATTCGCCGGACGAAGTCGGCCTCTCGGTAGGCTTTGCCGCGCATTTCGCCGCCTATCAAAACCCGCCCTGGGTCGAAGGGATGAAGAAATTCTACGAGGAGGTCCACGCCGCAGGATCCGTGGCCATCGCCCAGTTGACCCACCTCAGCTCGGTGTGGGCTCCTTCGGCCGTGCCCGTCATCGGGGCCCAGGACTACGTGCCCCATGAGATGGGCGAAGAAGAGATCGAGTGGTGCATCAATTCCTACGCCGACGCGGCAGCGGTCGCCAAGGAGATCGGCGCGGACGGAGTCCAGATCCACTGCGCTCACGAAACCCTGGCCTACAGCTTCTTGTCTCCGGTGACGAACAGGCGCACGGACCGCTGGGGTGGTGGGGCTGAGGAGCGCACCCGTTTCCCGATCGCCGTGCTGGAGCGCGTCCGCGAACGGATCGGTGACTCGCTCGCGCTCGGTATCCGCATTTCCGGCAAGGAGTTCAGGCAAGGAGGCGCCGAGCATCTCGAGATGCGCGAAATGACCTGTCACATCGGAGATTCCGGTCTGATCGATTTCGTGGACATCGATGTCGGACACTGCTGGGGCGCACCGTCCTACGTTCCGTCGTCCTACTACGACCATGCAGAGTTCCGTGAAGTCGGAAAAGCGGCGCGCACCGATCTGGATGAAAACGTCTCCGTCCTGTTCTCCGGACGCGTCAACGACCCCGTGGTGGCGGAACGGCTCCTGAAGGAGGGGTACTGCGACCTGATCGGCATGGTGCGGGCAGGTATTGCCGATGCCGATTTCGCCAACAAGGCTCGCGAGGGTCGCCTATCGGAAATCCGGCGCTGCATCAGCTGCACGCGTTGCATCGACGAGGCATCGGAGCCCAGGACCTTTCCCTACGCACCCACGTGTTCGATCAATCCGGTCATCGGCCACGAGTTGCGGTGGGAAGAGGAGTTCAAGCCGGCGGCGACTCCGAAACGGGTCGTGGTCGTCGGCGCTGGGCTTGCTGGCTGCGAAGCCGCACGTTGGGCGGCGATGCGTGGTCACCAGGTGACCCTGCTCGAGCAGGGCGAACGGCTGGGCGGGCAATTGAGAATCGCCGCCAAGGCCCCTGGGCGCGACGACTTCGAAGACCAGATCTACTTCGAGGAAAACGAAATGGTTCGCCTGGGAGTCGATCTACGACTGAAGACCCATGCGGACATCGACGCGATCAAGGCGCTCTCACCAGATGCCGTAGCCATCGCAACGGGGTCGATCCCGCGCGTACCTCATGACCTCCCGGGTATCGACCTGCCCCATGTCGTGCAGGGTTGGGATGTGATGCAGGGGAAGGTCTCGACCGGAGACCGCGTCGCCGTCGTATCCCAGGAAGACTACTACGAGACACCCTGCATTGCCGAGTATCTGGCGTCCAAGGGCAAGCAGGTGGAGGTCTTCCACAAGTCCCTCCATCTGGGTTACGAAATCGCACGATATTCGATCGCGATGGTTCTGGCCCACATGGAGAATTGTGGTGTGACCGTCCACCCGAACCTGGTCTTGAAGGAAATCGATGCCGATGGTCTCGAATTCCTCTCCTCCTTTGGTGAGAAGACCTATCGGAAGGAAGGTTTCGACAGTGTGGTGTTGGCCTATGGGTCGGTGCCCGTGCACAACCTGTATGATGAACTCAAGACCGACGGCAGCATCCCGCAGGTCTATGTAGCCGGCTCGGCGTGGCTACCGCGCTTCATGGCAGAAGCTTCCCAGCACGGTGCAAGCATCGGGCTGGCGATCTGAATCGACGCTCAGGGGGAGGTTCGACATGTCCAATCGCGAGAAGATGGTAAAACCGGACTTCCTGTCCGACGAAGACTGGGAGGTCCTGAAGGATCAGACCTCCTCGCTCGCCCGAATCCGGGGTGATTCGAAAGCGGATGTCGAAGACTACCTGGCCAACCCCGAGGGCAGATCGACGGGGGCCGGCCCTTCCGGTCTCCCGACCCTTCTACTGACCTGCGTCGGGCGCAAGTCAGGTGAGGAGCGCATCACGCCGCTGGTATTCCTGCAGGACGGTGACGAGATGGTCGTCGTCGGTTCGTTGGCAGGTTATGACTCCCATCCCGCGTGGGTCCTGAACCTGAATGCCAACCCGGGCTGCTGGGTGCAGCTCGACGACAAGAAGACGGCTGCCGTATCCCGGGACGTCACGGACGAAGAACGAGAAGCCTTGTGGCCCAGGCTGTCGGAGATGTTCCCGCCTTGGGGCTACTTCCAGAAGCAAACCGACCGCCCCTTTGCGATCAAGATCCTGAGGTC
This window encodes:
- a CDS encoding CoA transferase, whose protein sequence is MSGALQDVVVIETTREFYASLAGALLGDFGATVIRVVDISDARTVDHGRDGMHPPERWNSLDELAHRNKQSLAVNLAEPAGREILEKLVAGADVFLTDAPSATLDNEGCDYESLCALKPDIVLTRASGFGPKGPDRDLPAYDELAAARTGVMPTLPQPGQPPVYTGVGQMHTAVMLALGTMIALHHREECGEGQVVDASLFGGNMYSQSLDMQAYLAIRDDRFLEPLSRLDSGNPMSGPMYPSSDGRWVTLAMPDTDKYWPAFAEIMGLDVTDPRFDSHEKRCGESRLEMMQVLDERFRTRPGSHWKQALDEKQLPADVIEKYDYPAADSNAEANRYILNLEHPTHGAVQSLGFPIHMSESPARLRRMAPCVGQHTAEILQERLGYADARIQELEAEGILGAEPLA
- a CDS encoding nuclear transport factor 2 family protein, with the protein product MSRTRPEAMIQELADREAIRDLACRYAHHVWQKQAAAAASLFTEDCEMDTGEPPVLRGRAALRETYERVLGDGAFQPFVSNHVITLAGDEASGTCYLDLRATTDGRSMIGSGYYEDRYQRIDGEWKFRARKLHMSWLVPLEQGWADQES
- a CDS encoding 1,4-dihydroxy-6-naphthoate synthase, producing the protein MSWSNWQEVEGEGLEFDEILYEKKWHEELEGGVARVTINKPEKYNVMTLATVDEMFRAFYDANHDTSIGVIVVAGKGKHFGVGGDVDWEKWGLREAFYNRYPHNRLIRLSRKPILAAVQGYCLGGHNHMAYCCDFTIAADNAKFGQAGPKVSSPADGFFVPYLTKVVGAKRAREMWMLCRRYPAEQALEMGLVNKVVPLDSMEEEIDGWCEELLSVSPGCLEILKASFDQEMDGYAEMGVISSQFYPDWFDMPEGKEGGASFTEKRPPRFWSLRKNESKARQQLIDDYEGEKD
- a CDS encoding CoA transferase, whose protein sequence is MSETTKGPLAGIRVLDMATMLAGPYGATLMGDLGADVIKVESHRGDDSRHLGPERDGEHSPFLSLNRSKRAMVLELKTEAGRAVFARLAATTDVLITNIREPALSKLGLDYEQVRKHRPDIIWIGVTAFGADGPYAGRPGIDFLAQGFGGLLALNGERTGEPVRVTVPMIDVMTSLLVSTAALTALRTRDETGEGQRIDISLLDALLHAQASSLGTYLIAREPTPRTGNRSLYFAPSGIYTCGDDRKAVITCPSEKFFRNLCTALDVEWAEDARFESIDQRLANEDELDRLIDARCKDFTVDELQKRLVAADVLCAPVNGAVEVAEDPQVRHNRMIVSVDHPKLGPVDVTGVPIHFHGTPCEVRQPPPLQGEHSEELLRELGYASGEIEDLVSNDVVATHVEIEEARRR
- a CDS encoding CoA transferase; this encodes MKQALEGIRVLDLSQWLQGPVCAQYLADFGAEVIHVERPKGGDGARGVRSIKALAIGDWNQYFLVINRNKKSLAVDLKKPEGQELFYELVRKSDVFLSNFQRQNLDAWGLTWEKLRDINPRLIFATNSGYGHAREINRPSYDINVQALTGLMTRQGEPGEPPIYLGMGSGDTYGGLMSALGIMLALHERRRTGRGQFLDASLYGAQLFMAAPTLQPFLASANSLYSEQQARSQAGNPLWNRYQVKDKWVFLCLEDTDENWAALCESFERPELASDVRFDSAAKRTEHNAELVAVLDSILQEQDSEEWIGRCRSSGIPAAPIQNLKDVSGDAQAWENDYLLKVHCGEVNREVDVRGLPITLSKTPGRVESLGPELGQDTELILMDLLEMEWDRISELKEQGVIP
- a CDS encoding 4Fe-4S dicluster domain-containing protein, with translation MEPTREIYWNIVGGALMYVLALVAVAFFAWGVFRRVRLWRLGNPDARWDRIGERVGGLLMEVLGHRRHRRRSFPALIHLLIFYGFLAQFAATSLVSLQEWSGIHFLRGSFYLGYSLLSDVFGFLAIVGLCMALWRRLVLRPAHLHSFMDDWFSLGLLLVLFVQGFVLEGCRIAVTELHQQPDLAPWSPGGYAVALLLDGLGNAQLSAIHRSLWWIHAATAFLFIGYLSHGKLGHVLYGPLNIFLRDLGGSGKLSHPDIEAVLESDPDALENLGVARLDQFTWKQLLNMDACVNCGRCEEVCPAHLSGAALSPRKLVQDLKQHLHEAGPAFLDASSVAETEAAPDLPTLIELASGAAARSAVTEEEIWGCRTCGACQTECPVFVEHIPTIIDMRRNLVMTEARMGEETQQFLKNIEDRAHPWVGTAHDREGWFADLDIKVLGRGDTAEYLFWVGCTGALVDRNIKVTRAMVRVLQAAGVDFAVLGAEESCTGDPARRAGDELSFQTCAKTNVETFERYGVEKIITTCPHCFNSFKNEYADFDGRYEVVHHTELIAELVRSGRLRLRKEIPSLTYHDPCYLGRHNEVYDEPREILGGLAQPGGFREMERSRSRALCCGSGGGYAWMDDSAPERINHQRLEDVRASEAGTAAVSCPFCMQMFDEALAAKDPEGSMRVADIAELVADALDEET
- a CDS encoding SRPBCC family protein, whose product is MSIQIEETFQVSVPIETVWQFLLDPHRVVTCMPGAVLEEVVDERTFNGAVKIKLGAITTKYRGRVHLSDVDEQARRVCMVAEGRETGGGTAKGTVTAELSTLPDGQTEVVTSAEVDLTGRVMQVGRGMIQGVSSQLFGQFVTRTRQALEVTASDASPEAPVADDSVPLLRVILGVIWAPVARFFRRLFGRQTG